GACCGTTAATCTCAGAATGAACGTTGATCAAGATTTTGCATAACTGTGCCACGTTACTGTTCAATGTTCAAGTGACTTAATAGACAATTCTACAATTCCTTACATAATAATTTACATTGCTGCATCTATAGTTTACTGTAGCAAGTATCCCTTTGAAACATTAATTCAGTGGTTAATAACTTGTAAGATAGTAAATATATCCCGATATTCAATCACATATATAATCTACATATatgaaacaactttttttttaatcatttgtggTTACTGCACCATGCAATAACTGCAGATCGACATTACTTGCTAAGTAGTATTCCAGATGTTTAAAAATCAATACTATACAAAAGAGGCATTTAAAAGTATACCTTAAAATTCTGAGTTAATGGGTCTAGAGGGTATTCAATCAGATATGGATGGTTACAGCATTTCCTCAAAAGCATCATAACGTTTCGCATTTTAAGGTTTACTTCTGAATCTGATGGAAGGTTCACTTTTGTTGAAGGCCTAAAGAAAGTAAAGATTAGAACAGACCAGAATAAACATCAATAGGACACATTTGTTAAATAAGAGGGGAAGTAAATAAGGAGCATTCTTCTACTGTACTACCGTTCCCATAATATAGAGGATGTCTGTTTATGAATTAGGAAGTAAGCAAATACACAGTTCATTAACACCTCAGGGGCtggccatattttttttaatttttttttttacccccccaTTTTCCCTGCACCTGCATCCTAACAACCTGATGTAGCTTCTCAGTGCATACTATATCAAAGCTTCATGAAATACAAAATTATACCTTTCTTTTTCAACCTCTTGCTGTTTAAGAAGTTGGTTAATAAATTTCTCAAGATCATTTGGGGGTATCCTTATCTAGTTCACTGTAATTGACAGCTTTGCGGCTGCGCCTTTTTGCTCTTCCCACAGCAGGCGATGGCATAATTTCTTCATGTTCCTAAAGCAGGTTATGCATTATACATGTTAAAATAAGTAGTCCTGTGAGAAGCAATTATAAGCTTGTCTACATTAAAATAAACTGAAGTATATAGACAACTCACCTTTCCTTGCCCAAgcattttttcaatggttttatttACAATAGCCGTATAgaatgtttcttgtttttttgtgaGGGGTGCATAGACAATAACTTCCCGCTTGGGTGGAACTTCCAGGGTGACATCACATTTTAGTCGTCTTAATAGGAATGGGGTCAAAATCTtgaatatataaaagtaaaaaaaaaagtgtgaaataagaaagctggtcatacatgccTAGATTAAACTAGTTGCTAAACAGAtgtattctgactttttgaaCGTTCTGCCAACGTTGGCAGCCAAAAAGCTGCCAACTTAGTCTGAAGATGCAGAGTTTGTCAGTTTCAATTTAACCTTTTATAAACACACACCCATTTACCTCCTTGCTGTTTTAACTTACACCTTAGAAGTCTATATACAGAGAGCAACCCAAGTAATCAaaacataaaatttaaatttgtttcaTCTCTAAATAGATTTTCTTTAGCTAACGGCTAAAGTATAGTATGCGCTTAATcaaggaataacatttttttcatattagaaaataaattagaGCACATTTCATATGGATTGTAGGGACCACCCCTAACCAAATCATTCCTTCACCAGAGAAAGTTCCAATGCCCCATAGCAAAAAGAACCAAAAAGAAACTCTGGTGGTGTTACAGCAATGTTTAATAGTTCCTAAGGATGGCCCCTTTAGACTGTTGTTTGGCCTCAAACAATTGAACAAGATCATCCATTCCATTCGGTTCAAAATGAAAACCCTACAATCAGTGATTCAAGGGATGGCGCAAGCGCAATTAATGATGTCACTAGACATTCAGGAGGTATATCTACATGTTGCAATATGGCCACCTCACCAGAAGTATCTTCGATTTGCCTTGCGAATCGACACTACCAGTTGTAGCACTACAGTTTGGACTCTCATCGGCACCTTGTGTGTTCACTAATCTGATGGCAGCATCAGCAGCAACCTTGCGACTGCAGGGGAGTTCAGTCACCCTGGCCTAGACAATCTTTTACTCAAGGTCAAGTCCGAAGCCAAGGCCAGGAAGGATCGGTAACCAAACCATTCTGAAACTTCAGGAATTCGGGTGGTCTATCAATGGTAAAAAATTCAACTTAGCCATCAGATGCTATTTCTAGGACTAGATTCTACACAATCACACAGTCCTTATGTCTTAATCTAAGCTTCACCCAGAGGCATTATCGGAACTTGTGAATCTCTGGGGACAGACACAGATAGATCTAATGGCTTCCAGAGCCAACAGACAACTTCCAAGATTTCTTATTTGCCATCAAGACACACTGGATGTGGATGCCATGACACAGTGCTGTGAGTTCGATCTAACGTACATCTCCCTCATGTCCTCTAGAAAATCAGTCATTCACCACGGTAATAGTGGAAGTGGTACTAGTAGATTTAaaagcagcgcactcctgggcatcaataaatcgctcttctccagattattaaaaaattaaatcctttatttaaacagaatatcAGACAGACTTAgtatctgaggtctgacgcgtttcgtgatacaacacttcctcagagaggAGGTCTAATTAAGAGTAGGGTCCGGGGCATTTGGCACCCGGACCAGCCAGTTTTTACAGTGAGCAAGGTTTAGTCTGTGATTAATTAAACAGTTGCAATTGGAAACCGCAAAACCTAGTTCTTTCATAAGAGAGTTAAGCCAGTTTACGGAGCCGGATCTGTTCTTTACAAGTCTAAATGTAGTTCCAAACTAGAATAGGGCGACATGGTTGCGAATCGGCGAGAGATGTCGATGGCACAACCTATCCGACGAGAGAGCAGCCCAGAGCCTTCTGCGCTAAGGCCCACTTCAATCCGGGTCTATTCGCTTGACAGGATGGCTGTTGAGGCGTCGACCTGGCGGAGACTAGGGCGAGCAGAAGAATTCTCATCTACAATGCTCAAGGCACACCAACTTCATTGATACCCTTTTACTAGATGTGTCACTCATACATTCACGGGTGTAAGGAGGCTGACCTGCCCTTCCTGGAAATCTACATTCCaaggatactgtcatttttgCAGCGGAGTCCACAGCTAGCTCCCTGAAGGTACAGGTGTCTGTTATCTATACCTCGTTTAGCGGTGGAAGATGCAAATGTACATTTCTGCAAGCACATGTAGCTCAGCCCCCCTTTTTTTGCCCACCGGTCGCAGGTTGGGATCGTAATCCGGTACTCAAGGCTTACTGGATCCACTATTTGAGTCAATGAAATCAATCTGACAATGGCTCATCTGCAAGATGGCATTTCTGACGGCATTTCATCAACCAAGAGTGTGTCAGAGCCGAGTGAACCGTCCTATAATCCAGTTTCTCTGGTTTTCACAAGATAAGGCATTAGTACGTACAGTTCCTTCATTTCTACCTAGGTAGTTCTTTTCTCATTAACAGGAGATTTTAGTACCGTTACTGCGTCCAGCTCAACATAGTCAGTTCACTCCGGGGGTACATGAATCAATTTCCAACGCCGTTCGCAATCTCTTTTCATTTTACCAGCGGGAACTTGAAGAGGTCAGGCAATTTACGAGATTTCCATTGCCAAGTGGATCAGATTAACACTCAATCAAGCATAATGTCCTAAGTAGGGTCACCATTAAAAGGTATCCGAGCCCACTCCATGAGAGCAGTGGGAACTTCTTGGGCGTGGTGCAACTCTGACTCACTAGACCACATCTGCAAGGCAGCTACCTGGTTGTCTGTGCATACCTTACAAAAATTAAAGACTCAACACTCCTTCCTCAGTCAAGGCCTTCCTCGGTCAGGAGTGTTGCAGTCTCTTACACTTGTGTGTCTTAAGCTCATTGccaccctgctgttctgggaCTGCTTTGTAAAGTCCCCATCATCCCTGTGTCCctctaagacgacagagaaaacaggatttttgatactcaccattaaatccgtttctctgtagtcaaaagggggacacagggcttcccaccCATTAGGACGAGCTTAACCATTGTTCGTTCCAGGATAGTCCCTGGTTTACCTTGGCTTGCTTTTAGTTATGGTTTATTGCTCAGATTGTTCTGGTTGCAAggtctttggtacaaactgaagTGTAGAGCAgagtgtgcggggttaagcctaACAGGGCacgactcaattttattcaagtgtcctgcctcctggagggtggagcttaaccccaacgtccctgtgtccccctttcgactacagagaaacggatttaacggtgagtatcaaaaatcgtGTTTTCATGCCTATGGTAATTCTCTAATTAAGTGTAAGGGCTTAAGGCCATAACCTACAAGCGACAACAGTGTTCCAAGGAAAGTAAGGGAGAGAGTCCATTCAACCTAGGGCCCCAGTTTTGACCAAACCAAGATGCCCTTCCTACAGACTGCTTTGTGTATGTATCCGCCCCTACTACTGCAATCAGTCTGCATTCTGCACGGGTGAAAAGATGAAAGTTGTCATCCAAAGTTCTCAGAACCAAGGACTGGAAAAGAAACTCCCATCTACCTGGTCTCCTTTAAAAAGCActttttttgcttaaaaacacCGACCTGTCAAATGATGCTTTACCCAACAGCTGCCCGCATAAAAACTTGGATAACGCAGTTAAGATCTGATCTTTCTCAATTACAAATacatgcaagttaaaaaaaaaaattacctgatGCAACATATGCAAGATATTCTGCTCCCGTTCTATGGCCACAATATCTTCAGCATTTTGAGATATTCCAGTTATGTCAAACCAGGATTCAAAGCTACAAATGAGCAAAAGTTGGCGATGTTATAAATGTACTAAAAAAATCTCAATACAACAACTCACTAACTGCATGCTGCACCATACCTTCTTAAATCATCAAACACGTCTGGTAGTAGAAAGTTTAGGAGAGACCAGAGTTCTGATAAATTATTCTGTAGAGGTGTTCCAGTGAGCAGCAGCTTGTTGTCTGAACGGAACTGTTTCAGCTCTTGTATGAGTCGGCAGTTCATATTTTTAATCCTGTGCCCTCATCCAAAATCATATATTTCCAGGCACTATGCTAAAAACAAACAGGTTCATGTTATGTACGTTTATAAGCCCATACAAAATCCACAGACCCAAACACTACCACAAATTACCTGCAGAACCTGACGATCCCTCATGGCTATCTCAAATGACGTTATTACGACTGGAAAAATCTGCAGAGATCCTTCACGTTTATTAATTTTCCTTGCCAGCTGACGCCTCTCCTGGGCATTTCCATGATACAAAAGAACaggaatctttaaaaaaaaaaaaaaaaaaacattgaaaatattttaaagatttttatgggAAGACTATTTTATCTAGTTACACAatataaaatgctgcattttcagATTATGTAAACTAGTTTTGACTAAAGGGTAGTATGACTTTAGAGAGCTATGCCGCAACTGCCAGCTAGGGCAGTATTCAAAATACAGTATACACTACTACAATGATACACCTCTATCTGCCAATAGAATTATTCCACACCTGCGAGTGAGACGGTTCCTAGGGCAGTTGATCCCAAACTGGGTGTGGAAGTTGCTTGGGGCTGCAGCATTTACCCATCAGGTGCACAATGACATAAGGAACATGTACAGTCTGGACTAACAAGCTATGAACAAGTGCATAAATAAATCCCTCTGTAATGCCAATAAAGGACAAAGCAGGCTCAAAACACCTTCACTGTAAACCATTTGCAGTTTCAGAGAGAACTTCCAGCAGATTTTAGTGTTCAGAACTTCTGAAAACTTTAATTACCTACGCTTTTGTTTTTAGGACAtcctaatttaaaataaattctgcttTAAATCTGCAATGGCACCTTAAATATAAAATTAGTTTACAAACATTTTAGGGATATATTTAGCATTGCCAAGATGTGTAAAGAATAAGACAACCTAGGGCTGTGATAGTGGTTAATGAAATGTCTGGGCACtcaaaattcatatttaaaaggcgtttttagtataatataaaaGTTTCTTGAATAGGTCTAGCAGAGGACTGACAAACTCTTACCACCAAGGTGCAGGATtttattaacttaaaaaaaaaaagggggggggggattacctCTGGAGAAAACCGTTTAAATTCAGACATCCAGTTAGGGAGGGTAGACAAAGGTCCACAAACAAAGAATGGCCCTGGAACGCCTCTTTCAACCATCATGGATATAGTAGCAATGCACTGGACTGTTTTTCCTAGGCCCATTTCATCAGCCAATATGCCATTGATACCATTCTCCCAAAGCATCTGCAGACAGGAACAACATATAGTGGAATTGTCTGTTAAAATCCCTTAAGGTGTTGTACACCCTAACATTTATGCTAACAATGTATAACACTGCATAGAAGATAACGCAATTGCAGTAACATTAAAATATGTAGCTATAGAAGTATGACTTCACTGACCAGGCTGGGGTCTGCCAAGCCACAAAATAGTAATTTGCTTGTTTAAGAAGAACTACAACAAAGAAGCATGCAACTATTTCAAGCaagtcattttctttttatttaaagggactgtgcaccttccaaacacttttcagttgagtggttttcagattgtttaccataaacagactcaattgctttccatcttttattttttacagttatccccaaaattgaagtctaaagtttaatgctcctgtctctggggtttcagtttGGCAGTTGTTATTACAGAGCATTCCACActtaaaatttgctacatttatggatatatttagtcgatacatttctcaacagtagctgtagaatattagcaactattgtatcaattctcacagttgcctttaatgaaactcagggattctgctcagtaaggctaaagataaatgtatcaacttaatatatcaatttagaacagtaaagtcaatgacccccccccccgagatggttgagaaggtgaaaaatgaaacgttacacttcaatattggaaaaacggtcacaaattgtgaaagtttaaaaaaaaaaaatgaaataaatgaaaccaactcaactgaaaaagtgttaaaaggtgaataacccttttaaacaagtttttttgtttcttttattacacCCAATTTATGGGCAGCATAACAAACTATACTGAAGGATAGAGAGAAAACACAAAGTAAAGAAAAACTTACTC
This sequence is a window from Xenopus laevis strain J_2021 chromosome 7S, Xenopus_laevis_v10.1, whole genome shotgun sequence. Protein-coding genes within it:
- the LOC108705257 gene encoding lymphoid-specific helicase-like encodes the protein MSKEEILSVSKKSKLEHEDESYSSKLTSEEIEKNGDSNSTIKDRLSQTMLWENGINGILADEMGLGKTVQCIATISMMVERGVPGPFFVCGPLSTLPNWMSEFKRFSPEIPVLLYHGNAQERRQLARKINKREGSLQIFPVVITSFEIAMRDRQVLQVICGSVWVCGFCMGL